AATGGAGGAGGACCCAGATGACGTCCCCCATGGACATATCACCTCGCTGGCCGTGAAGCGTTCACACCGGCGCCTGGGTCTGGCGCAGAAGCTAATGGACCAGGCCATGATAGAGAACTTTAGCGCCAAGTACGTGTCCCTGCACGTCAGGAAGAGTAACCGAGCAGCTTTGCACCTGTATTCTAACACCCTCAACTTTTTGGTTAGTGAGGTGGAACCCAAATACTATGCAGATGGGGAAGATGCTTATGCTATGAAGCGGGATCTCTCGCAGATGGCAAATGAGCTGAGAAGGCAGCTGGAGCTGAAGAAGGGCGGGTATGTGGTGCTGGGCTCCAGGGAAAACCGGGAAACCCAAGGAAGCACGCTTCCTAGTTCCTAAGAGGATGGTCAGGAGAAAAAGAACCCCGCTGCTGACGATAGTGGCAACGACAGCAAGGAACCCAGCGAGTCCGCGGAGAGCACCGATGTCCAGAACAGCTCAGAAGATTCAGATTCCACCTCCTAGAACCTGTTTAAGGTATTCTGTCCTGATCCAATCCCTTCCTACCCTATTCCTGCACCATACCTTGGCCTCCCCAATCCCATCCTATCCCTTCCCATTCTAGCCCTGCTGGACCACCTGGTAACCTTGGGGAGGAGTGTTGAGTGGTTGGAAGAAACTAATCGGTCATTATTGGAAGTTAATAGGACTCCTACTCATATGCTAAAAGTAGtttcagtaaaagaaaccagTATTTATCCAGGTTTTTTACTGTGAAGTGTTTTTCAGGGTATCCACGTAGTTGGtgaaagaaatttcttctttACAGAATTACAGCTAATAAACTCAGAAAGAATGATAGAACTTTAAAATCACTATTTTGCAACTCCTGATGAAATCGTAGATTTAGCCAACTGTTGTCAGTGGCTAATGACTACTAGATGAAAATTGAAGCACTTTGTAATTATGGATCAGATTGACAACACTTGAAGTCACTGGGCAAGTGTAACGTCactaaaaagaagacaaatgttaTGTGCCTCCTAATGCAATACAAAGTGCACAGTAACACCTATGAAATACTCTTgccaaaagaaaatgtatgtctgtgtgtgaaaTTAATCTTGAATCCAAACAAGGCTTTAGATcttactaacattaaaaaaaaaatacagggacaTATTAAACTGTGCCATGATGCAATCAGCCAAATACAGAATGAGAGAATTTCTACAGAACAAATGACctggtttcttcaacaaacaaataaatgtcattttaaaaaaggaaggaggaatttattaaaatagacTTTAGAGATATATTAACCAAATGCGACCATTGTGGACTTTGGGTCctgatttaaacaaaacaaatacaagacATTTTGACACAACCAAGCAAAATTTGTGAACACCGCCTATGTTATTAAGGAATTGTCAGTAATTTTGTTTGGTGAGTgaaatggtattgtatttttttaagtccttacCTGTTAGagatatttactgaaataattagAGGTGAAGGAATATGAGGTCTCAgatctactttaaaatattccaacaGGAAGTGAGGAAAAAGTTGGGGAgtgagaaatgtataaaataagaatGGCAACAGATGATAATTGTTGAAGTTGGCAGTGGGTACTTGGGGTGTTCATTATGCTATTCTTTACTCCCTTGAATGTGTGAAAATTAACATGAAAagtcaaagaacaaaaacaattattatacTTCCTAATACACATTAATGATAATACTAAGCAGCCActaaaaagtagttttaaaacaCTATTTACATTAGGACTTTCTAACACCCTGAGGATTTCAAGGATCAGTGAGCTACTGTCAATTTAGAAGCTTTAACTTCCCAAACTGTCACCTTGCCCTTACATATGGAAAAGGGAACTTTCTCATAACAAAGTCCAGTCATGAGTGATAGACACTGTATATAGTTAAAATAAATGCTGTTTGATTTactcattcttaaaaatttttacttgcCAGGCATGAGGCTTGGAGTTGGTAAACAATCATGATCTGGACAAGTTGATGTTTACATTAtataacaaagattttatttatttgacagagagagagaatgcacaagcagggggagcagcaggcagagggagagggagaagcaggctccccactgagcaggaagcccgatgcagggctccatcccaggaccctgggatcatgatctgagctgaaggcagatgattaaaagactgagctacccaggcgcccccattataaCACTTTAAGAATAAATGTACTATATTTTTGTATACCTTTTAATGCTGAAGCCCAAACTGTATTGCCCACTAACCctattttattctcattcaaTTATAGTTCCATAGATATAAGAATTTAGATACAGTAATTTCATGGAGGTTAGAAAGAGTGTAACCTCAGAGGAGTCTTTGCATCTATTTTTTAACCACCTGAACATTTCAAAATGACTGATTCATTTAGTCAAAGGTTAAGATAAAGGCAGCAAGAGTCTAAAAGGGAAggtaaaattaaacaaaacaatgtCTTAAGAGAAGTGTTGTCAAATTTATATCTGTCTTAAAAAccctgaagggggtgggggtttggTTAAATACGTGATggggttaaggagtgcacttgctgagATGAGCACAgaatgatgtatggaagtgttgaaacCGTACACCTGAAACCCTATAATACTGTATGTGAACcaactggacttaaaaaaataacttaaaagcaggaaaagaaaaaaaccttgaagGGCCCCGTCAAGactaatttatttaaatcaata
The window above is part of the Ailuropoda melanoleuca isolate Jingjing unplaced genomic scaffold, ASM200744v2 unplaced-scaffold209, whole genome shotgun sequence genome. Proteins encoded here:
- the LOC100469394 gene encoding LOW QUALITY PROTEIN: N-alpha-acetyltransferase 11 (The sequence of the model RefSeq protein was modified relative to this genomic sequence to represent the inferred CDS: substituted 1 base at 1 genomic stop codon), with the translated sequence MNIRNARPDDLINMQHCNLLCLPENYQMKYYFYHGLSWPQLSYIAEDEDRKIVGYVLAKMEEDPDDVPHGHITSLAVKRSHRRLGLAQKLMDQAMIENFSAKYVSLHVRKSNRAALHLYSNTLNFLVSEVEPKYYADGEDAYAMKRDLSQMANELRRQLELKKGGYVVLGSRENRETQGSTLPSSXEDGQEKKNPAADDSGNDSKEPSESAESTDVQNSSEDSDSTS